Below is a window of Sulfurisphaera ohwakuensis DNA.
TAATTTACTGGATACTTGATGTTAGAGTACCTTACTCATGGGCATGGTTTTATCCGGTTTGTTACGGAATACCAATTGATGACTTAATAGGTGTCTTGTTACTTCTACTAATTAAGAGGAAAATAAAAGAAAAAAATAAGATAAAATGAAAAACCTCCCCGGTATAAGGGCTAATAGGTTAATCATTTTCAACGAATGTTTAGTAGTTAGGAGAAGAACATTTTTTAAGAGCTACAGTTTTTGCGAAGGTCAAAGAAGAGTTAATTCCTTCTGGTAAATATGCCTTCTTTTTTCATTATCTCCTTATGAACTGAATGAGTCACTAAACCAATAAGAAGGGTAACGAAGCCTATGAGTAACGATTGAAAGCCTAATGAGTAAATGAAAACACCAGATAGAATAACGGAGACTATTTGAACAAAAGGAAATCCTGGAGATTTAAATACTCCTCTCAAGCCCCTATGTCTAACTACAGCAACTTCGATACCAGATAACATATAAGAAAATACGACTCCGAAATTAGATACTAAAGCGATTACCTCTACATTTCCTAGACCTAAGGAAGCTATCATGATTAATCCGATGATTAACAAGATAGAGAGTTTTCCACCTTTTACTTTGGGTAAAAGATTATCCAATTCCATTTGAACCATTGTTCTCTCTGTAGCTATAATAGTTGAAAGCGTAACTGTAATCGTAGCTAAAATTGCAGTTAAATTAACAAAAAAATAGACATAGAAAGGAGCATGGATAGTGTTTAAAACTAGTTGTAGAGGAGCAGAATTGGTTTTAAAGTTTGTATAACCTATAGCGTCAACCATGGAGAAAGTTACTAACATGTAAAGGAATGCACTAATAAGCAATGAAAGGACTATAGCTTTAGGTACTGTTCTTTCTCCTTCTTTAACAGAGGGAGTTAACGTTGCAATTGTGTTAAATCCAGAATAGGCAAAGAATGCTATGTTTGAAGCAGTTAGTACTCTAGTTATTCCATGGGGAAAGAAAGGCGAAAAGTTTTGTAATCTTATACCACTAATAACTAATGCTGTTATAGAAAAGGTTACTAAACCTAAAATGTTCAAAACTACTAATATACTTTCAATTTCCGCAGCTAATTTTAATCCGAGATAATCAATTATAATCAAAACAATTATAAGTAAGATTGCTAATGGAAAATAAAGAAAAGATGGGAGAGAAAACGTAGTAATTAGATACCCAGAAAAACCTAAGGCTGTAGCTCCACCACTTATTGCATAGCCAATAACTCTGAACCAACCGACTAAAAATCCTATAGTTTCTCCTAAAGAGAGTAAAGCAAAACTATATACTCCTCCTTCAACTTTAGGAAAAACAGAAGCCAACTCTGCATTATTTAATCCAACACTCATTGCATAAACTGCAGTAATTAAAAATGCAAGTAAGGCAGCTGGACCGGCTGCAGTTATACTAACACCAGCCATAACAAAAATCCCAGCACCAATAATATTACCTAAACCTAATGCTAATGCTTGAGAAAGAGAAAGTTTTTTCTCCTCCATTTAAGAGATAAAAAGGTAGTAAGAATTAATAATTTAGTGATACTCGGAAAATTATTAGCTGAGGAACTGAAGGAGAGAGGAATTTACAAGATTTATATAGGCTATGAAAAACCATCTTTACAAAATATAGCTGTTAAAATGTTAGTTAAAAATTACGGATTTGTAAAAAGAGAAATTAGCGGTAAAAGAATAGGAGAGATTGAAGGAATATCTCTATATAAAGGAAAAGGAGATGAAAAAGTTGACTTTGCATTTACTAAGGGTGGTGAGAAAATACCAATTAAACTACCTAAGTATCCATTAATCGTAATAGATATGAGTCTTTTTAATGAATTAGATGAGGAGGAAAAAAAGAAGACATTACTTCAGGTTAATCTAACATTGCACGTAATAAGAAAATTCCTGTGGGATGGTAATTTAGCCTTGATTAATTCTCCAAACATCTCCTTAGGTAAAGCTAGAAATATAGACAATATTGAAACTGATAACTGTATTGTTCTTGATCCTTACGGAGATATAATAGCTAATGAAGAAATTATAAGAAGAACAGACGTATTTATTATAGGAGGTATAGTAGATAAAGGGAGAAGATTAAAGCATGCTACCTCTAAATTAGCTGAGAAGTATCCTTGTAAAAAAGTAAAAATAACACTAAGAGGAAGTATAGTAGGAGTCCCAGATGAGATTAATAAAATAACAGACATTATCCTTGCAGTTAAATTCGGAAAAGACATAGAAAAAGCTATCATAGAAACACAGAGTAATTCGGATAAAATAGCAAGGATACTAGTTGATGTAAATCAGAGAGGGCTAGAGATCTTAGAAGAAGAGATAAAATGGCTAAACGCTAATCAGAAGGTATATAAATTAATTCTTAAAAGACTAGGTATAAAGGCGTCCTAATTTTTAAATTGTGTAATGAAGCCTTAAAAACATAAGCTAATTTTTATATTTTCTTTCTATTTTTTAAGCCAATAAATTAAGTATATCTTAGACAAAATTAAAGTGTAAAATTATTCTTAGGCTTTATTAACCAAAATTGAATGCTAGTATGTATCGTAATATTTAAATAGAAGTAATATGTAAATGATTATGTATAGGGGATAAAATATGGAAAGTTCAGTTATTGCGTTTATACTTATAATTGCAACGATTCTTATAGGCTTAGTAGTATTCTCCTTATCTAGCATTTACGCAACTTACCAGTATACTAGAGTAAACTTACAGCAACAGGCAGAAAGTATATCGAATGGTTTATACATTTCAATAAGTAATAATGTAACAGCCGGTTCTACAATCTCATTATTTTTAGTTCCTCAAGACTTTAACTATAATGGTACAATTTATCTTACTGTATTTTATGTTCCAAGTTCTTTAAAAGGAAATCAGATGATTACACCACAATTTGCATATACACAGAATGGGGAAATAGTTTATGCAACA
It encodes the following:
- a CDS encoding APC family permease, whose translation is MEEKKLSLSQALALGLGNIIGAGIFVMAGVSITAAGPAALLAFLITAVYAMSVGLNNAELASVFPKVEGGVYSFALLSLGETIGFLVGWFRVIGYAISGGATALGFSGYLITTFSLPSFLYFPLAILLIIVLIIIDYLGLKLAAEIESILVVLNILGLVTFSITALVISGIRLQNFSPFFPHGITRVLTASNIAFFAYSGFNTIATLTPSVKEGERTVPKAIVLSLLISAFLYMLVTFSMVDAIGYTNFKTNSAPLQLVLNTIHAPFYVYFFVNLTAILATITVTLSTIIATERTMVQMELDNLLPKVKGGKLSILLIIGLIMIASLGLGNVEVIALVSNFGVVFSYMLSGIEVAVVRHRGLRGVFKSPGFPFVQIVSVILSGVFIYSLGFQSLLIGFVTLLIGLVTHSVHKEIMKKEGIFTRRN
- the trm10 gene encoding tRNA (adenine(9)-N1)-methyltransferase Trm10 — encoded protein: MILGKLLAEELKERGIYKIYIGYEKPSLQNIAVKMLVKNYGFVKREISGKRIGEIEGISLYKGKGDEKVDFAFTKGGEKIPIKLPKYPLIVIDMSLFNELDEEEKKKTLLQVNLTLHVIRKFLWDGNLALINSPNISLGKARNIDNIETDNCIVLDPYGDIIANEEIIRRTDVFIIGGIVDKGRRLKHATSKLAEKYPCKKVKITLRGSIVGVPDEINKITDIILAVKFGKDIEKAIIETQSNSDKIARILVDVNQRGLEILEEEIKWLNANQKVYKLILKRLGIKAS